Part of the Anopheles coluzzii chromosome 3, AcolN3, whole genome shotgun sequence genome is shown below.
CAGGTAAAACTCTATCTATTAACCAGTGCAGCTACTACGAGAAAGCCATAGTTTGTACGTGAAGCATCTTTGCCAAGAATAAATCGTTTTCCTAAATCCTTTTTGCTAAAAGAAAATCTTCTAACCCTTTGTTATCCTCCGTTTCGCTTGTCCTACTGCAATACTAGTTTTGGCTATGCGTTCTCTACTCCTTGTTCAGTTTAAAACGATTTCCTTTCTGAAGATTTTACATGTTCAATGTTCTTAACATTacacttttgttttgcttcgttttgttgtattgttgCTAGTAAAAACTTTGCACGTTTGTTTCggtttcttctttgttttggtttgataGTTTTCCTTACTTTCCTACGCAAAAGCTTGTCTACTCTGCTTCGGTTGTAACGAAAACGGGTTTAATGAAATCAGTTAACTTTACGAAATACTTTCAAGcctaaaaaatattgtttgaagTTAATACACATGAGAAAGATGGTGGAAAAAGTGAATCAAAATTGCGCTTTTTGCattatagaaacaaaaaaaacctcttccTCGGGATTGTTGAAAGCAAGCCTTTTCAGTCCTGCAACCATAGAGAGATAATAGAGCAAAAGCACACGCAATGAGAATCAAcggcaaaaaagggaaattcaCTGGAAGGCGCTCTccccacaaccaccaccagaaGCGCCCCTCTTTAGCTCGttcatttctttttgctcttGCCCAGCGTCAGCGTGTGGTGTGCCGTCATCTGCGACTTGCGCCGGTTAAACTCGACGAACTCTTCCTCCAGCTTTTTGCGCGACTCCTCCAGCTTGCGCTTCTCCTCGGCATGGTCCTTCTTCAGCTTGTCGAATTTGGCATGgagctaggaaggaaaggaaatgaaattaattatctatcacaaacaaaagcaaagttTCCGTTGAAACACCAACGTACCTCCTTTTCGCTCTCCTTCAACTCCGCCTCCTTCTCCTTGACGCGCACCACAAACATCTGACGCACCTCGTCCTCCTTCGCCTGCAGCTCGGCCAAATGGTTGCTACGCTTCGCCTCGAACGTTTGCTGGAACGAGACCGGCTTGTTATCGCTGTCCACATCGGTGAAGCCCATCTCCTCCAGCCGCTTCTGCCGGTACAGCTCGTAGTGGCGCGTGTGCGTCTTCTCGCGCATATCCTCCATGTTGGTGCGGATAAGCATTTCGCGCAGCTTTACAAAGTCGCAGTGCGCTTCGTTCTCCACCTGCACCGTACCCCACGGGTACTGGCGGGCCCGCACCGTCTTGTTGCCGACGCGCACAAAGTCCGTACTGCCCACGACAGCAAACGGGATGTGCGAGTTCATGGTGGTGTTTACCTCCGCCACCGATTCGTCGTCGGTCGGGAACTGGTAGATCTGGACGCCGTTCGCGCGCAACTCCTCGTTAATCTTCGCCTTAAACTTGGCCAGCTCCGTCTTCGAGATCGTGTCCGCCTTGGCGATTATCGGAATTATGTTCACCTTCGAGTCGAGCATCTTCATGCAGACCAGATCGAGCGACTTCAGCCCATGGCCGGTCGGGCAGATGAAGTACAGACAGATGTGCGTGCGGCTGTCGTGGTACGTCGACAAGGAGCGCTTGATCTTGAGCTCCTCCTGCAGGTACGCCTCGAACTGCTGATCAATATAGTCGACTACCGACTTGAAGGAATCGTCCTTATTGATCTGGTCGCCGTAACCAACCGTGTCGCAGATCGTCAGCTGgagaggggaagaaaaaagggagaaaagacACACAAATTTTACTTACATCCATTTCTACAGATCTCGCTCGATTCTCACCTTCAGCCGAACCATGCTCTCCTGCAGCTCGTACGTGTGGGCCTTCAGCTTTACGCAGGGGAGCGTGTGAGGACTGGGTTGCGATTCGAAATTCGTGTTGAACAGCGAGTCCATCAGCGTCGATTTGCCCAGGCCCGTCTCACCGATGCACATAATGTTAAACACGAACCCATTCTGGACGCTCTTGCTGACCAGCTGGTCGGGCAGGCTGTCGAATCCGACGTGTCCCGATTGCTTCAGCGTACGAGTAAGATCGTTCTGGAATGGAAGCAAGCAAGTAATGTCAAATGATGTACTCTCTTAAAAGTGCTCATCGGAGACATTGTCACTACActtatatttataaataataatatcagAATAAATATTCAAACCCATGTAGATGGGATCACACAAAAATAGATCAATCTAGTTCCAAACTAAAAACACTCTTCTTCATTCTTATCAACAACACTCCAATTAACTAACTTTAGTGTAACTTAGTCTCAAAGTGATCATGCCCACAACACAACGTCAATGTGTCTATCTCATCTTTGAATGCGAGATATAAGTCAAGGTGTACCACCATCATGCATAAGCCGATCCAGAAGATATGAAGGTGGAAAGACCTAGCGTTGAACCTAGTTGAAGGCAATCAGATGCCCCAGTAAATTCAATAGTAtcctattttttatttttaaattggtGAACTTCAAGATCGTCGAGGATAGCAAATCCCAAAGTAAAAACTTCTTATCTTAAAGTTAAGTTTTGTAAATTAGACCTAGAGAAGTATACAAGATTTTCCAGGTCTCTTTCGAATGTGTACATCGTTATTCATCGccttcaagatgtttttcaacggCTGTCAAATGGTCTATTTGCatcataataaaatttcaattcttacacatgatttcCATTCACcgcatcacaaagaactgtcaaaaactCAATCCAGAACAACTCacaagcaatgaaaaatgttgtagaCATTGGAAATAGactcggaaaaccctgtaacgaACTCAAACCAGAATCTACGATTTCATCCAATATTTCACAGATGAACATGACTTGGTGCCTAATTGTGTTAATCACTAGATCATCAATAGAATCGCTGTAAATTGGTACAGGACATATTCCATTGAAATCGATTGCTATTACACGTAGTTATCATCTGGACTGTCCTGAAGGACTTAACTATCCATGCCATGATTAAGTCTATgtcaacttaacaacatgtccatcaagcctcatatggacCGTCCCGCGTAGCAAATACTGaatatccggctgcgtggtactatCCATAAGTCTCGAAGGTCTGTATAGACCGTCATGATCGTGTAGATCATTGCGCAAAAAATGTCCTGGCTTTAACAGATCGTTACCGTGCCATAAGAATGCGAAGAAGGCTGCTCTTATCGCTGCCCCCTGTGTCACACAATAGGACCAATGACCATTTCAAATTAAATGCCATACCTCTACACAATAACGCAAAGATTAAGCAGCCGTATGTAACATCCCTTGCTATCCACACTTTACTGTCAGATCAATTGTATAATCCTTTCACTGTGCGAAGGAATGCAGTTTCCTGATtggatttcattttttaaaaaccTGCATATATCGCATCATCATGATAGTGGATCATCCATTTCATCATCGCCTTGCTTTTCCTCAGCCTCAACAAGCCCATTTTGCAATCGCATCACAGACAAACCgagcaaaacaagcaaaacattaACCGTACGTCACGGTTTGGCCATTTGGCGAGAAACGAAACGATGTTACGGAGATTAAATTAACCATGCGCCTTGAACATCTTGCCATCACCCCCACCACTACCAGCCTCCACGGTTTCAGTTTCATCCGCACAAAGTGGACGAAGTAAAGAGTAACGCTTCGCTACACTTGGCCCCGCAGTGCATCCAATGAATGCTGCAAAAGAAGCGCCAACACAGCAATACAAACAGCAAGACGATGCCATGCCTCGTCACCCATCAATATTTCATGCGTCTCGGCCACCCAATTTTCTTCGCACAAGCGACAAAtgataaatgaaaattaatgtaCTCCAAACAACAATCCACAACGCTGCGTTTGGGTCAGGGCGACGGTCGTCATCGACCCGCGTGGCCGGGAAGCTAGACAATCGGGTCACCCATAAACCACCCACCACCCCCGGTGAGGAGGAGGCATCCAAACGAAACGCGCCCGCCACTGTCTTAGCGAACTGTGAACACAACACAAAGGCTGGAAAGAGTGTGTTGTAGCAGAGTACGTGATTTGTTAATTTCCGTGACTGAAATGAAAtagtgagcttttttttttggccacaCTCCTAACGAAGCGGTCCAAAGAGAATGTGTGGTTgagtgttttatgtttttacgCCACATGGCGCCATCCCTTTCTACCGGTCAATATATTTCACCACCTCACTTGGCAAGAGGCAGGATTGTAAAACGATAAGGAAACGATCGAGAAAAGCACCCGCGTGTGCAGATGCGTTTTATCGAACAgtaaagcaacagcaaacacagcTCAACCGTTTAAAATGTGGGGCAATTCCGGAAAGTTGACCTCCCGCGCAGTTCGCCCGAGGGGAAAGAGATATGGCCACCTATTTTCTAACAATcggttaatttatttattgtacaATCCGCCGCGGGGGTTTGTTGAGTGATGGCGcgagaaaaagtttttcaaggCCTCATTACTCATGCAGCCAGCCGGGGAGTTTGTTGCAGGTTTGTTGCACCGTAATAGAATTCAATGCCTACCCAAAACGTTACAAGTATTGGCTGGAGCACTTTCTCCCCTTTCGACGGGTGAGAAAGTGGACCGACCCGTTTCGGGATAGGGGTGGCCCTATTCCCTATTCTAGACGCTTGACATTGTTGTTCTTCCGATGTCACCTACTTTACTCGACAGACaattgatttgtttggtttgattttgtagGAAAAAGTTTAAGCACTGAGCGCCTTTTGTTTGTCGCTTGCCGGGAGAAAGCATTTCTGAtcgattttttggtttggcaGTGAAATCGTTGTCCCTAATGGCTCTAAAAAGCAATGCATTTTCTACCAATCGATCGACGGGGTTTTTGATTAAAGGCAGCTCCCTTCAATCAATCTATCAAAATGAATGGCTgctaaatgatttaaaattggGACCGGATGGCATGTTGCGGTCAGTTTATACTTTCCATTACCacttgattgattttgataaaaattacaaTCACTTATTATCAGGCAAAGTTGTCCGTTAAGTTTAGgaagttttgaaaattttaaaattagcaTGTAATTCAAACGACCCTGTTAGATATTCTAATTATCGACTTTAGGGTTCTTCCTCAGACTaccaaaaatcatttaaagctacgcaaaagtgtttgtaaAATGTTGAGTCAAACTTTttccccaaaaacacacactctaaaGTCGCTAAAAGATGCCTTATTCCAGCTTAATCCACTAAACAAATTAATGCGTCATTTGAAAAGCCGCCTAGGCCGACGGCGGCATCAACGCATTAATCACACTTCAACGCCAAGCATTGGCTGTACTGGATCACTTCCAAGCAGCGATCGTTTCCACCGTATAGGGCGTAAGAGCAAAGCCCGCCGGATCGATTTTCATTGCCCGTTCGCATTCGATTCCGACTTCTGTTTATGCGTTTTTCCCAGCAACAACACGCGCTGCCGTTGCGTACGTACGCCAGCATATGAACGTAGGCGCTACGCGCAGCATTGGATTgcttatttatctttttttctctctctctctctcttcaaagAAAAGCCTCTTCCTATGTTGAGTCGTGTAACGGCCAGCGGCCAGACCCTCGAGAGCGGGCCAAACGGCACCACCCGGAATTAGAAAGTGTGTGCCGAATTCGTACGCTaactgtgtgctgtgtgcggtAACGCGTCTATtatggcggtggtggtacTCCTCACACCACAGCACCACTATTTCCATTGGCGATAGTAATTTCCCTACACATTTTCCTCATTGCTAGCAGTGCGGTGTTACAGGGGAAGGTAAATAGCCGGTAGGTGTAAAAGAATGCGCCGCAGCTTTGTTTGGGTACTGCCTGGAGCTTCTTGTTCTATTTAATAGGTTTGATGGGATATATTATCTTATGTTTTCCGTCATACGGATCCATAATCAGAGTTTTAACCATCTGTTTTTTAGGAGAGAGATTCAGGGTCCATTCTCCTTTTCTGTGTCTCGTCTTTCGTTTACAGCTTGTGGTTGTTTTCCTATGACTTTTGATTTTTCCGGACGACTCGGACTTCAAATAactccaggcgactccggacggctctggacgattccgaacgattccgaacgacttcggacgactccggacgactccggacgactccggacgactccgtaagactccagacaactcccggcaactccggacgacttcggacgactccaattCCGCGCAAAACTAGAGGTTCagattttgccggagtcggaatcggactaagaATAGCCGGAgttggatcggagtcgtgggtgcgctcctaAGAGCACATCGCTAGCTGAAACCTTCTCAAGTGCACAGGCAGTAAAACGCGAAGGACGCGCCAGTTCTCCGGATAGCAGCCGACCGACGACCGACGACCGACGACCTCCctgttccttccttccttcaatGCCGGGTGACGCATAAACAACGCATTCGTTTCATATTGCACAGCCCGCCACAGCATTCTTGGATGCGCTTCGATGCCTGGTGCTGCACCACGTTCTGCTCTGTTTGTACTGTGGCatgtgcctgtgtgtatgtgttggtgcgtgttTGTCGCAAGACTCACGCTTCCGGCAAGATTCAGGTTGCGGGATTTTGGCATCGCTTTTGTGTCTCCGTTAGTGAGGGAGAAAATCTCCTCAGACAAAAAAGCAGCTCAATAACTCCCTCAAACGCTCTCTTTGTGTGTGAGCTAtccaaaattcaataaaatatgttccttcgtgttgttccgttttttgttttcttacttTGGAGAACTTCTTTTACTTTCTTGTGTACACTTTGCTGCAACAAAGTTTGTTATTTCTTATGCAGCTCTTGGGCCACACAGCATATAACCACGCAGAACACCAATCATCCGCAccgccccacacacacgcactcatggaaaacccaaaaaaaaacagtcatgTTTATTCTTCCCCTCAGAGGGTCTTTCTGGACATGCAGAGGGGcagttttttgctttgttctaCAACTCCACTGAAATCCGTCCACTGAACCACCAGACCGAACGTGCCACCCCATGGTCCGCTCTCTATCCCTCGCAACATTTTCACATATTCTCACgaacacttttttttgccgACTTCCGGCCTCTGGTACGATTGTTATGATTTATGCTGATGAATCagtgcactgctgctgctgctggaggacgCACCCTTTCCAGGGCGACCACCCTGCCGAGAAGCACTGTTGGGTTCACACTTTTTGGctcacaaacactcacacacacacgcacgcacacaattGTGAAACAATAGACAATAAGGAGGTAGCATTGTCCCCCCGGTCACGAAATTTACCTTCATCACTGCAACGTCCGCGGCCGCCATGGTGATTCCAGGGATTGTTGAGATGAAATAAGCTGTTGTTTGATGCGTTCGGTTCGAGCTAAACTTCTTCCTtgcgctgctgccgctgccctCTCCCCCACTCCAGCACTGACGTTTGATGTCAAACGCCGCGCAGGGGAGGGGATGGTGTGTCGTTTGACTGGAGTTTGGAAGCAACACCGTGGCCGTTATTTTCGGTAATTTTCATTTGCAACTTAGTTTAACACTGCGGCTGTTTTGAGGCTCGATTTTCcacacatttttaaataatttttagcAAACGAAATCACACAACAAAATTGCTGTTTGCAGCGACAAAATCCAAACTGGAGGAACAGTGGTTCATCCTTTCGGTCACGCGGTTCGCCATTTGAATGTAACTTTTTggtgataaaaaaatatttttaaaaatatagaaacagcaaaaaatgagTATTTACCACATAGATATTAAAAAACGAAGTTacaatgattttttaaagtaatttgcgattttttttacaaaaaataccTTGAGTGTAGTTTCCacgtagtgatgggaaaaataaatttgcgTCAGATTCGATTCCGAcaagctccgaagttttctggaatcgattccggatagtaggtctgGAATCGGTTTGCtgaatcggatccggaattggttccgacATCGGAATTGGCTACGGAATTGGTTCCAACATCGGAATTGGATCCGGAATTGGCTTCGGAATCGAtaccggaatcgaaatcggctccggaatcggaattgactccgaTATCAAAATCGGCTTtgaatcggagtcggtttcggcatatCCATAAGAATAGGCGGTTAGGTTCAATAATGCTACTACATATTGTAACCACAAAGAATCCAAATTTAGTTGTAATCCTTTCTCAAGGAGATTCCCGGTCTGAATGATGATTTCCaatgatttcgcttctgaaacttttttcttcaattcaagaactgattctcattccggagctaattccgtTTCTGGAGTTAATTCAAATTCCGTTTCCGGAGCAAATTGTGATTCCaaggtcgattccgattctggagccgaatccgattccgaagctgATTTCGATCCCGGAATTGATTCCCAAGCcgacttcggaatcggctctggagtCATCTCCCGAATTGGCTCCGGATAAAACTTTGGAATCGGCCccaggcatttcatttcgttatgtttttttatctttcatttcgataacaggcctttgtttcagaggtcgactctggacgacaccgggcgactccagacgaaaccgaatgactccgaacaaTCAAGAACCCTGGGAAGGCCACTCCTTTGCTCCAAAATGTAGGAAAACCATTTGAGCCAAATATTACCGACATTTATGAAAAATGTTCggtcatgatgatgatgataagtcccacctcttaccccaacacaggtttgagaaggacggAAGTATCTTTACGATAATATTACTCTAAGGTagttttttgaataaaataaaaatttacgaGCAAGTGGTGGCATCGGACGTCATTCAAAAGAAATCACCaagtcatacacacacccaagacGACCGACGTAGTTTCATCAAGAAAAAACGGGTCAACTCCATCGAACACATCAGGACATAACTGcgacatgcatatggccagttccactGGTGCCACACCGGCTccagggcactaccttccgaagcagcAGAACCTAATGTATTGGAAATTATCAGGGCACACTgcaacatgcatatggccagttccgCTGGTACCAACGATGGCAccagggcactaccttccgatGCAGGAGAACCTAATGTATCTGGAATT
Proteins encoded:
- the LOC120957219 gene encoding septin-2 — translated: MAAADVAVMKNDLTRTLKQSGHVGFDSLPDQLVSKSVQNGFVFNIMCIGETGLGKSTLMDSLFNTNFESQPSPHTLPCVKLKAHTYELQESMVRLKLTICDTVGYGDQINKDDSFKSVVDYIDQQFEAYLQEELKIKRSLSTYHDSRTHICLYFICPTGHGLKSLDLVCMKMLDSKVNIIPIIAKADTISKTELAKFKAKINEELRANGVQIYQFPTDDESVAEVNTTMNSHIPFAVVGSTDFVRVGNKTVRARQYPWGTVQVENEAHCDFVKLREMLIRTNMEDMREKTHTRHYELYRQKRLEEMGFTDVDSDNKPVSFQQTFEAKRSNHLAELQAKEDEVRQMFVVRVKEKEAELKESEKELHAKFDKLKKDHAEEKRKLEESRKKLEEEFVEFNRRKSQMTAHHTLTLGKSKKK